The nucleotide sequence TTGGCGTAGGTTCTGCGCGTCGGTGTTCTGCTCGCCCGCGGCGCGGCGCTCCGAGCCCTCGTTCTGCGCCCGGCGCAGCTTGCGGTAGTTGTTGGCGATCGCGTCGAAGGTCTCGAGAACCTTCGGCTTGATCTCCGCCTCCATCGCCGCGAGGGAGACGTTGTTCTCCATGTCGTCTTCGTCGTCGCCACCCTCGGGCGGGGCCTGCTCGCCGTCCTCGCCCTCGGCCTCCTCGCCCTCGGCGATTTGCGGCCCGCCGCGCCCGTCCGGGCCCGCGTAGGTGGCTTCGAGGTCGATGATGTCGCGCAGGAGGACCTTGCCCTCGACGAGCTCGTCCCGCCAGATGATGATGGCCTGGAAGGTCAGCGGGCTCTCGCAGAGGCCCGCAATCATCGCCTCGCGCCCCGCCTCGATGCGCTTGGCGATGGCGATCTCGCCCTCGCGCGACAGGAGCTCCACCGAGCCCATCTCGCGCAGGTACATGCGCACGGGATCGTCCGTGCGGTCGGTCGGCTCGCGCGTCGTGGTGGTGGTGGCGACGGCACGGCTGGTGGGCGCGACCTCCGCGACCTCGGAGCCCTCGGGCTCCTCGTCGTCGGCGGCCTCGCCGTTGGCCGGCTTCTCGGCCGCCGCCTCGTCGGTCTCCTCGGCCTCGACGACGTTGATGCCCATCTCCGAGAGCTGGGACAGCACGTCCTCGATCTGGTCCGGGTCGGACTGCCCGTCGGGCAGGACCTCATTGACCTCCTCGTAGGTGATGTAGCCGCGCTTCTTGGCGAGCTTCACCATCCGCTTGACCGACGCATCGGTCAGGTCGAGGAGCGGTCCATCCGTCTGCTGCTCCGGAGCGGTATCCGCCTCGTCCCGTTCCGTTGCCTTGGTCGCCATGATCAGCCTATTGTTTTGTCCGGCGGTCCGATGACGGGGCCTTCCGGCCGCTTCCGCATCATCGGCGCCGCACCGCGCCTGCCGCGCGCCCGGACTTTCCGGCCGCGCCCTATTCCACATCCCGTATGCAAGCGTGACGCTTGACCGATTGTTAACCATGCCGCACGAATGCGGCGCGTGCCTGCCAATGGCACAAGGATCAGGCCACAGTCGAGTCGCTCGTCTCGGACGGTGTCGTCTCCGCCTCCGCCGCCAACACGACCGCCAACCCCTCCTTGGCCTGACAGAGCCACATCCAGTTCGCTTCGGTCGGCTCTTCGGCGAAGGCCCGCTCTGCTTGACGGAGTTCGCTATGTAGCGCTCCGGCCTTGCGGTGCAAGATCATGGCCTGTCTCAGAGCGTCTTCACGCAGGGCAGGGTCGGCGTGCGGCTCAAGCGTCCGCCAGTCACGCGAGCGGGCCATCGCGGTGAGGCGGGCCGCCGATTCCCCGAGCCCGGCCCGCGCCAGCCGCGCCTCGATCACGGCCCGGTCCGGGTCGCCGGCCTCCGCCGCGCAGTCGAGGAGCAGCGACAGGATCGCCCGGGCGTCCGGGTGCTCGAATTCCAGCACCATCAACTCGTCGGCGAAGGCGCCGATCATGTCCGGATGGACGAGGAGCAGGGCCGCGATCACCGCCTCGCGCACGGGCGCGGCGCCCGCAAAGCCCGCCGAGGCCGTCATCGAGGGGCTGGGGGCGGCCCGCATCCTGGGCGAGGGGGGCGGATCACCGGGGCGGAGCCGGCGCTGGAAGCCGGTCGCGTAGCCGCCCGATCGCGGCGGGGCGCCGGGCTGGCGCGGAGCGTTGCGGGGCGAGAGGCCGCGCAGACGCTCCTCGATCTCGTCGCGATAGTAGCGCTTCACCGTCTCGTCGCGGATGCCGCCGACCGTCTCGCGGAGCGTCGCGGCGAGCCGCGCCCGGCGCTCGGGCGTGTCGGTCGGGCCGGCGGCGAGCGCGTGCGCCCAGAACACCTCGACGAGTGGCTGCGCCGCGGCGAGGACCCGGTCGATCGCAGCCGGCCCCTCCGCGCGCAGGAGGTCGTCCGGATCCTGCCCCTCCGGCATCACGGCAAAGCGCAGCGACTTGCCCGGGGTGAGCAGCGGCAGCGCCACCTCCAGCGTTCGGTGGGCGGCGCGCTGGCCGGCCTTGTCGCCGTCGAAGCAGAGGATCGGCTCGTCGGCGTGGCGCCAAAGCAGGGCGAGCTGCTCCTCCGTGACCGCGGTGCCGAGCTGCGCCACCGTGTTGGGGTGGCCGGCGAGCGTCATCGCGATGGCGTCGACATAGCCCTCGACCGCCAGGATGGTGCCGCGCTCGTGGGCGGGCTGGCGGGCCTGATGCAGGTTGTAGAGGCCCTGACCCTTGTGGAAAAGCGGGGTCTCAGGGGAGTTCAGATACTTCGCCTTGGCGTCGGCCTGCATGGCCCGGCCGCCGAAGGCGATGACCCGGCCGCGGGCGTCGCAGATCGGGAACATCACCCTGTCGCGGAAGCGATCGTAGGGCACGGCGATGTCGTCGCCCGTGACCAAGAGGCCGAGCTCGGCCATCAGGCCCTTCTCGACGTCCTTGCCCGCCAGGAAGTCCCGCAGGCCGTAGCGTTCGCCCGGCGCGTAGCCGATGCGGAAGCGCCTCAGCGTCTCGCCGCCGAGGCCCCGCCGGTCGAGGTAGTCGCGGGCCGCCGCGCCTGCGGGCGCGCGCAGGCGCTCCTCGAACCAGGTAGCTGCCAGCTCCATCACCTCGATCGCGCCCCGGCGCTTGATCTCGATCGCCACGCTGTCGGCGGAGGGGGCGGGCAGCGCGACTCCGGCCTCGGAGGCGAGGCGCTCGACGGCCTCCGGGAAGGTCAGCCCCTCGGTCTCCATCAGGAAGGTGAAGACGTCGCCGTGCTTGCCCGAGGAGAAGCAGTGAAAGAACTGCTTCTGGTCGTTCACGTAGAAGGAGGGCGTCTTCTCGGCGTTGAAGGGTGACAGACCGCGCCACTCGCGACCGGCCTTCTTCAGCTTCACGCGCCGCCCGACCACGTCGGAGGCCGGCAGGCGGCTGCGGATCTCTTCGAGGATGTGGGGCGGGTAGCGCACGGGTCTCGGCGGCCTGACGAATCCTTCGGCGGACCCGTGATTGTAGCGCAGGCTCGCCCATCGCGGGGTTAAGGCGCCGCGCCTGTGAATTGCGGTGACGGCAGGGCTCAGGCGTCACCGTTCCAGAGCCACGCCGCGCCGCGCACGCCCGAGGCGTCGCCGTGCAGGCTCGGGCGGATCGGCGTGTCGAAGGCGTCCGAGAAGACGTGCGGCGCGGTCTCTTCGGCGAGGCCGTCGATCAGTTCCGGCACCCGGGAGAGGCCGCCGCCGATCACGATCACGTCCGGGTCGAGGATGTTGACGACGTGGGCGAGCCCGCGCCCGAGCCGGTCGCGATAGGCCGCGACGCTCATTCGCGCCGCCGGATCCCCCGCCCGGAAGGCGGCGATCACCGCCTCGCCGGTCGCGGCCGCGCCGGTGCGGCGGGCGTGGTCGGCGGCGAGCCCCGGACCCGAGAGCCAGGTCTCGATGCAGCCCGAGCGGCCGCAATAGCAGGGCGGCCCCGGCCGCTCGTCGTCGGTCGGGGCGGGTAGGGGATTGTGGCCCCACTCGCCCGCGATGCGGTCGCGGCCGGAGAGCGCTCGGCCACGAAGCGCGATGCCTGATCCGACCCCGGTGCCGAGGATGATCGCCCAGACCACCTCCGCCCCCTTGGCCGCGCCGTCGACCGCCTCCGAGACGGCGAGGCAGTTGGCGTCGTTCTCCACGCGGACCGGCCGCCCGAGGAGCTCCGCGAGATCGGCCCGAAACGCACGGCCGTTGAGCCACGTGGAGTTCGCGTTCTTCACGAGCCCGCTGCGGGCCGAGACCGCGCCCGGCATGCCGATGCCGACGCTGCACGGCGCGCCGGCCTCGGCCTCCAGCCGGGCGACGAGGCCGGAGATGGCGGCGAGCGTCCCTGCGTAGTCGCCGCGCGGCGTCGCCACCCTGGCCTCCGCCCGGGTGGCGCCGGCCTCGTCGAGGACGATCCCGGCGATCTTGGTGCCGCCGAGATCGATGCCGAGGCGCAGCTTCGCGCTCACTCGGCCGCGGCGACCTTCGTGCCCGGGGCGGGCGTCGGCTTCGTGTCGGCGTCGATCGGCGCGGGCGCGTGGTCAGAGATGTCGGTGCCGATGGCGATCGGATGGGCCATCACCTCGTTGAGCTTCTTCACGTCGAGCTCGCCTTCCCAGCGGCTGACGACGACGCAGGCGACACCGTTGCCGATGAGGTTGGTGATGGCGCGGCACTCGGACATGAACTTGTCGATGCCGAGCACCAGGGTCATGGCCGCGACCGGAACCGGGTTGTTCGGAATCGCGGCGAGCGTGGCGGCCAGCGTGATGAAGCCCGCGCCCGTGACGCCCGAGGCGCCCTTCGAGGTCAGCATCGCGACCAGGATGATGGTGGCGTACTGCCCGACCGAGAGGTCGGCCCCGACCGCCTGCGCCAGGAACAGCGTCGCCAGCGTCATGTAGATGTTGGTGCCGTCGAGGTTGAACGAGTAGCCGGTCGGCACGACGAGGCCGACGACCGAGTCGGAGGCGCCGAGGCGGCGCATCTTGGTCATGATGTGCGGCAGCACCGTCTCGGATGAGGAGGTGCCGAGCACGATCAGCAGCTCGTCCTTGATGTAGGCCAGGAACTTGAAGATCGAGAAGCCGGCGAAGCGCGCGATGCCCCCGAGCACCACGATCACGAACAGGGCCGAGGTCACGTAGAAGGTGCCGACCAGCCAGGCGAGGTCCACGACCTTCTGGATGCCGTACTCGCCGATGGTGAAGGCCATGGCGCCGAAGGCGCCGATGGGCGCGAGCTTCACGATCAAGCCGATGATGCGGAAGAAGATCTGGCCCGCCGTGTCGATGGCGTGGGCGATGCCCTCCGCCTTCTGGCCCATGCCGGTGACGACGACGCCCGTGAGGATCGAGATCAGCAGCACCTGCAGCAGGTCGCCGGTGGCGAAGGCGTCGAAGAAGCTCTTCGGGATCAGCGCCATGATGTGGGCGATGGTCGAGTCGGCCGCGGCCTTCTGGGCGTAGCCCGCGACCTTGCTGGCATCGAGCTTTGACGGGTCGGCGTGGAAGCCGGCGCCCGGCTGGATCACCTCGCCGACGACGATGCCGATGAGGAGCGCTAGGGTTGAGACCACCTCGAAGTAGATCAGCGCCTTGAGGCCGACGCGGCCGACCTTCTTCAGGTCGCCGATCGAGGCGATGCCGTGCACGATGGTGCAGAAGATGATCGGCGCGATCATCATCTTGATCAGCGCCACGAAGGCGTCGCCGAGCCATTTCAGCGACTTGCCGAACTCGGGGTAGAGGTAGCCGATCGCGACGCCCAGCACGATGGCGATCAGCACCTGGATGTAGAGCACCTTGTACCAGGGCTCGCGCGGAGCGGCCCCCGCCGTCCCCGTATGGCTCGTCGTGGCAGCTTGGGTCATCTGGGCCATCCGGTCCCCCCGCGCACGGAAAGTCCGTGCCTCCTCGCGGTCCCGCATCGGGGACACACAGGCGATTTTTTTCACGCGGCGCGGATGAAATCGCGCACTCGGTTGCTCTAGCGGCTTTGTCGTGGGGCCTCAACGCCGCCCCGGGCCTCGCCGCAGCGGAACGCGTGACAAAAGCCGGCGGATACCAAAACCAGCTTTTCAGCCGCAGCGCCGGGATCGGGTGCGATGATTTACGGGTCTAGACTGTTGACGTCGTGATCTCGGATCTCGACGGACCGGCTTCGCGCGATCTGCGCCGTTCCGCGCAAGCACGGCGGAAGGCGGGCGGCTGGTGCGATCGTGAACGGTCTTGCGCGGATGATCGAAATGGTTCGCCCGGCAGTGCGAGGCGCTGCCGGGCGACGATCGGGTTTCTTCGCGGCCGAGGCCGGATACTGGTCTCAGGTTTGCGGCTGCGTCCGGCGCGGGCGCACGGTCCAGCGCTCGAACCCGGCCGCCGGATCCTCGCTGGCCGCCGGCTGGCTCGGCTCCTGCGGCTGCTGGATCGCCGCGCCGAGCGCCTGGGACAGGCTCTCGATCACGTCGTCGATGCGCGCGTCGGTGGGGCGCTGCTCCTCGGGGGCCGGGGCCGGACTCGGTTCGGCAATGGCCTGTGCCGGGGCCGGCTGCTCGGCCGGCGGCTCCGGGGCAGGCTCGGGCGCCGCGGTCGGAGCGGCCGCCGGTGCCGCAGCGCCGGCGCCGCCCGCGATTCGGCGCAGGGAGTTCACCACGCCCTCGTCGCCCTCGGAGCGGGATTCGGGCGGGCGCGGCGCGCTGTTGCCGTAGCGGCCGAAGCCGAAACGGGGCTCGAGCAGGTCGAGCACCGCGTCGAGCGCGGCGTTGCTGAGCGAGATATCCCCGGTCTGCGGCACGCCCTGAAGCGCCACGGCCTGACGCTCGTAGGCGGCGTCCTCGCTCACCTCGCGACCGAACCAGGCCGGGGCGGCGAAGCCGCGGGCATCGTTCTCGTTGTCGAAACCGACGCTGACGATGTCGAGGTTCCCGGGGCTGCTGTAGCGGTCGATCATCACCTCGCGGCCCGCGACGGTCAGCGCGGTGCGGTCGTAGGCGGCCTTGCCGGGGCAGACGTCGAGAAGCGCGT is from Methylobacterium radiodurans and encodes:
- a CDS encoding ROK family protein, translating into MSAKLRLGIDLGGTKIAGIVLDEAGATRAEARVATPRGDYAGTLAAISGLVARLEAEAGAPCSVGIGMPGAVSARSGLVKNANSTWLNGRAFRADLAELLGRPVRVENDANCLAVSEAVDGAAKGAEVVWAIILGTGVGSGIALRGRALSGRDRIAGEWGHNPLPAPTDDERPGPPCYCGRSGCIETWLSGPGLAADHARRTGAAATGEAVIAAFRAGDPAARMSVAAYRDRLGRGLAHVVNILDPDVIVIGGGLSRVPELIDGLAEETAPHVFSDAFDTPIRPSLHGDASGVRGAAWLWNGDA
- a CDS encoding dicarboxylate/amino acid:cation symporter, whose translation is MAQMTQAATTSHTGTAGAAPREPWYKVLYIQVLIAIVLGVAIGYLYPEFGKSLKWLGDAFVALIKMMIAPIIFCTIVHGIASIGDLKKVGRVGLKALIYFEVVSTLALLIGIVVGEVIQPGAGFHADPSKLDASKVAGYAQKAAADSTIAHIMALIPKSFFDAFATGDLLQVLLISILTGVVVTGMGQKAEGIAHAIDTAGQIFFRIIGLIVKLAPIGAFGAMAFTIGEYGIQKVVDLAWLVGTFYVTSALFVIVVLGGIARFAGFSIFKFLAYIKDELLIVLGTSSSETVLPHIMTKMRRLGASDSVVGLVVPTGYSFNLDGTNIYMTLATLFLAQAVGADLSVGQYATIILVAMLTSKGASGVTGAGFITLAATLAAIPNNPVPVAAMTLVLGIDKFMSECRAITNLIGNGVACVVVSRWEGELDVKKLNEVMAHPIAIGTDISDHAPAPIDADTKPTPAPGTKVAAAE
- the dnaG gene encoding DNA primase — its product is MRYPPHILEEIRSRLPASDVVGRRVKLKKAGREWRGLSPFNAEKTPSFYVNDQKQFFHCFSSGKHGDVFTFLMETEGLTFPEAVERLASEAGVALPAPSADSVAIEIKRRGAIEVMELAATWFEERLRAPAGAAARDYLDRRGLGGETLRRFRIGYAPGERYGLRDFLAGKDVEKGLMAELGLLVTGDDIAVPYDRFRDRVMFPICDARGRVIAFGGRAMQADAKAKYLNSPETPLFHKGQGLYNLHQARQPAHERGTILAVEGYVDAIAMTLAGHPNTVAQLGTAVTEEQLALLWRHADEPILCFDGDKAGQRAAHRTLEVALPLLTPGKSLRFAVMPEGQDPDDLLRAEGPAAIDRVLAAAQPLVEVFWAHALAAGPTDTPERRARLAATLRETVGGIRDETVKRYYRDEIEERLRGLSPRNAPRQPGAPPRSGGYATGFQRRLRPGDPPPSPRMRAAPSPSMTASAGFAGAAPVREAVIAALLLVHPDMIGAFADELMVLEFEHPDARAILSLLLDCAAEAGDPDRAVIEARLARAGLGESAARLTAMARSRDWRTLEPHADPALREDALRQAMILHRKAGALHSELRQAERAFAEEPTEANWMWLCQAKEGLAVVLAAEAETTPSETSDSTVA